The Metabacillus litoralis genome contains a region encoding:
- the dnaI gene encoding primosomal protein DnaI, whose protein sequence is MEHLSNSFKKLTNRSDFNDRYNDLKKEVLNNPDVQAFITKHSTEIEEGMINRSLVKLYEFVNQSKNCKNCPSLSQCKNILEGYHPHLVIQGRIIDLQYTKCPTKEATDERKKHEALIKSMYIPKDILEAQFDKIDVDVEETSRLKVIGMAQDFVEAYNSGQRTKGLYLYGSFGVGKTYILGAIANELASHKVSSMLVYVPEFMRELKGSFQNSSLDEKLDAVKKIPVLMLDDLGAESVSSWMRDEILGTILQYRMLENLPTFISSNFGLKELQHHLAYSQRGEEEPVKAARIMERIKHMTIPVELVGRNRRG, encoded by the coding sequence ATGGAACATTTAAGCAATTCCTTTAAAAAATTAACAAATAGATCAGACTTTAATGATCGCTATAATGATTTGAAAAAAGAAGTATTAAACAATCCTGATGTACAAGCTTTTATAACGAAACATTCGACTGAAATAGAAGAGGGTATGATTAATAGAAGCTTGGTTAAGCTTTATGAATTTGTCAATCAAAGCAAAAATTGCAAAAACTGTCCTTCATTATCACAGTGTAAAAATATTTTAGAAGGCTATCATCCACACTTAGTAATTCAGGGGCGTATTATTGACCTTCAATATACAAAATGCCCAACAAAGGAAGCAACTGATGAACGTAAGAAACACGAGGCTCTTATTAAAAGCATGTATATTCCAAAGGATATCCTCGAGGCTCAATTTGATAAAATTGATGTGGATGTGGAGGAAACAAGCAGATTGAAAGTGATCGGGATGGCTCAAGATTTTGTGGAAGCATATAACAGTGGGCAACGTACAAAAGGTTTATATTTATATGGATCTTTTGGAGTCGGTAAGACCTATATTTTAGGTGCAATTGCAAATGAACTAGCTTCACATAAAGTATCGTCTATGCTTGTTTATGTTCCGGAATTTATGAGAGAGCTAAAAGGATCGTTTCAAAATTCATCATTGGATGAAAAGCTTGATGCTGTTAAGAAAATTCCTGTTCTTATGCTCGATGATTTAGGAGCTGAATCAGTATCAAGCTGGATGAGAGATGAGATATTAGGAACAATCTTACAATATCGTATGCTTGAAAACCTTCCTACTTTTATCTCATCAAACTTTGGTCTTAAAGAACTTCAGCATCACCTTGCATATTCTCAACGTGGAGAAGAAGAACCTGTTAAAGCTGCAAGAATTATGGAACGAATCAAACATATGACAATTCCAGTAGAACTGGTCGGTCGAAATCGCAGAGGCTGA
- the pheS gene encoding phenylalanine--tRNA ligase subunit alpha: MQEQLKQLQQEALEKVEQAQDLKALNDIRVAYLGKKGPITEVLRGMGKLSAEERPVMGALANEVREAIATSISSKQEHLEQLAVEQKLATETIDVTLPGRPVRVGNHHPITAVIEEIEDLFLGMGYQIAEGPEVETDYYNFEALNLPKGHPARDMQDSFYITEELLLRTHTSPVQARTMQKHEGKGPVKIICPGKVFRRDNDDATHSHQFTQIEGLVIDENISMSDLKGTLEVFAKKMFGEEREIRLRPSFFPFTEPSVEVDVSCFLCGGKGCNVCKKTGWIEMLGAGMVHPNVLKMAGFDPEKYTGFAFGIGGERIAMLKYGIDDIRHFYTDDVRFLKQFKRA, from the coding sequence ATGCAGGAGCAATTAAAACAGCTTCAACAAGAAGCGCTTGAAAAAGTAGAACAAGCGCAGGATTTAAAAGCTTTAAATGACATTCGTGTCGCTTATTTAGGGAAAAAAGGTCCAATTACAGAAGTGTTACGTGGAATGGGTAAGCTTTCAGCTGAAGAACGTCCAGTAATGGGGGCGTTAGCAAATGAAGTAAGAGAAGCAATTGCTACGTCTATTTCTAGTAAGCAGGAGCATTTAGAACAGCTTGCTGTTGAGCAAAAGCTAGCAACAGAGACGATTGATGTGACGTTACCAGGTCGTCCTGTAAGAGTCGGAAATCATCACCCAATCACTGCTGTTATTGAAGAGATTGAAGATCTTTTCCTTGGAATGGGCTATCAAATTGCCGAGGGTCCAGAGGTTGAAACTGATTATTATAACTTCGAAGCTTTAAACCTGCCAAAAGGTCATCCAGCTCGAGATATGCAGGATTCTTTCTATATAACAGAAGAACTTCTTTTACGTACACATACCTCACCGGTTCAAGCAAGAACAATGCAAAAGCATGAGGGCAAGGGACCAGTTAAAATTATTTGTCCAGGTAAAGTGTTTCGACGTGATAACGATGATGCTACACACTCTCATCAATTTACACAAATTGAAGGACTTGTTATTGATGAAAACATTAGTATGAGTGATTTAAAAGGTACACTTGAAGTGTTTGCGAAGAAAATGTTTGGTGAAGAGCGTGAAATACGTCTGCGCCCTAGCTTTTTCCCATTTACAGAGCCATCTGTTGAAGTAGATGTATCTTGTTTCTTATGTGGAGGAAAAGGCTGTAACGTTTGTAAGAAAACAGGATGGATTGAAATGCTAGGAGCTGGAATGGTACATCCGAATGTATTAAAGATGGCTGGCTTTGATCCTGAAAAATATACTGGCTTTGCATTCGGGATCGGTGGAGAACGTATCGCCATGTTAAAGTACGGTATCGATGATATCCGTCATTTCTATACAGATGATGTACGATTCTTAAAACAATTTAAACGAGCGTAA
- a CDS encoding TVP38/TMEM64 family protein — MKVVMKIQLATSTVLTAIETTGFFAPLVFILFHIIRQFLLIPVAVVCLAGGILFGTLFGSVYSVIGLTCASITFYFFSKLFPIFINRFVKMKEKWLGAYTNLSIMQIIILRIIPFVNFSLISLCILDRTKTFRRYTKVSFLTHIPSTLCFTCLGASIQTLSPLLIVGIVMMLLAMIYFFREKQAFIKWSDFFVKEKA; from the coding sequence ATGAAAGTGGTGATGAAGATTCAACTCGCAACCTCCACTGTATTAACAGCTATTGAAACAACTGGATTTTTTGCGCCCTTGGTCTTTATATTGTTTCATATTATTAGGCAGTTTCTTCTTATTCCTGTAGCGGTAGTATGTTTAGCAGGTGGGATCTTATTTGGTACACTTTTTGGATCGGTCTATTCTGTCATTGGACTAACATGTGCTAGTATTACATTTTATTTTTTCTCCAAACTCTTTCCGATTTTTATTAATCGATTTGTTAAGATGAAAGAGAAATGGTTGGGAGCTTATACAAACTTATCAATTATGCAAATTATCATTTTAAGAATTATTCCTTTTGTAAACTTTTCTCTGATTTCTTTGTGTATTTTAGACCGAACAAAAACATTTCGTCGTTATACGAAGGTATCGTTTTTAACACATATACCGTCAACTCTTTGTTTTACTTGTTTAGGTGCTTCCATTCAAACCCTATCACCATTATTAATCGTTGGCATTGTTATGATGTTACTAGCAATGATTTATTTTTTTAGAGAAAAACAGGCCTTTATTAAATGGAGCGATTTTTTTGTGAAGGAAAAAGCATAA
- a CDS encoding dUTP diphosphatase yields MNFSILFNLQQELDSKIEAQHQLQSENLIERKVLALLVEVGELANETRCFKFWSLKPPASTSVILEEYVDGIHFILSLGLEIKVNTLMDLKEVQADSTTITEQFLKVYETIQAFKKDQSHSTYKDMFEEYLLLGKLLGFSSKQVEEAYISKNEVNHQRQEQGY; encoded by the coding sequence ATGAACTTTTCAATATTATTTAACTTGCAGCAAGAATTAGACAGCAAAATAGAAGCTCAACATCAACTACAAAGTGAAAATTTAATTGAGCGAAAGGTTTTAGCATTATTAGTTGAAGTCGGAGAGCTAGCTAATGAAACAAGATGCTTTAAATTTTGGAGTTTAAAGCCACCTGCATCAACTTCCGTTATATTAGAAGAATATGTAGATGGGATCCATTTTATCCTGTCATTGGGATTAGAGATTAAAGTAAATACGTTAATGGACTTAAAAGAGGTACAAGCGGATTCAACAACCATAACTGAACAATTTTTAAAGGTATATGAAACAATACAAGCTTTTAAAAAAGATCAATCTCACTCAACCTATAAAGACATGTTTGAGGAATATTTGCTGCTTGGAAAATTGTTAGGTTTTTCATCAAAACAAGTGGAAGAAGCATATATTTCAAAAAATGAAGTGAATCATCAAAGACAGGAGCAAGGTTACTAA
- a CDS encoding TrmH family RNA methyltransferase: MDRIESVKNPRVKQWKKLHTKKEREATGTFLIEGLHLVEEALKTKEMIRLLIVSEDMSLPPHLNVDNLNITLVTKDVMKAISDTEAPQGLAAICEFQREHSPQSWNKILLIDSVQDPGNLGTIIRTADAAGVDGIILGEGTVDHYNSKVIRSSQGSLFHLPIAKGNLEEWIDVYTEKEIPTYGTSLQNGQSYKEVAPAEKFCLIVGNEGSGVNDKLLQKTSKNLYIPIYGGAESLNVAIATGILLYHLRG, from the coding sequence GTGGATCGAATAGAATCAGTCAAAAATCCAAGAGTAAAGCAATGGAAAAAATTACATACAAAAAAAGAACGTGAGGCAACCGGTACATTTCTGATTGAAGGGCTACATCTAGTTGAAGAGGCTTTAAAAACCAAAGAAATGATTAGGTTATTAATTGTTTCGGAAGATATGTCGCTTCCACCTCATTTAAATGTCGATAATTTAAACATAACACTTGTTACAAAGGATGTTATGAAAGCAATAAGTGATACAGAAGCACCACAAGGACTAGCTGCTATATGTGAATTCCAACGAGAGCACTCTCCACAATCATGGAATAAAATTTTATTAATAGACAGTGTTCAAGATCCAGGAAACTTAGGTACAATCATACGTACTGCTGACGCGGCAGGAGTTGATGGGATAATATTAGGTGAAGGAACTGTTGATCATTATAATTCAAAGGTTATCCGTTCAAGTCAAGGTTCACTCTTTCATCTTCCAATTGCAAAAGGTAATTTAGAAGAATGGATCGATGTTTACACGGAAAAGGAAATTCCTACTTATGGTACTTCGTTGCAAAATGGGCAAAGTTATAAAGAAGTTGCTCCGGCAGAGAAATTCTGTCTGATAGTTGGTAATGAAGGTAGTGGAGTAAACGATAAATTATTACAAAAAACATCTAAAAATCTGTATATACCTATATATGGAGGGGCAGAATCGTTGAACGTGGCCATTGCAACAGGAATATTACTTTATCATTTACGTGGCTAG
- a CDS encoding sigma-w pathway protein ysdB gives MVIILRLLLIIIILFLLYSGFKYLFNPKRKLELAHEQKQFYFLDDKENVRKNFLLTYKGALFEGEKYLGTTTNAFEVVSVFIWTKSTSSLQGLTLDDFTYIEEEVKKRYPFSKVDWKSPIKELLIKKRES, from the coding sequence ATTGTGATAATTTTACGATTACTTTTAATCATTATCATCCTATTTCTGCTTTATTCAGGTTTTAAATATTTATTTAACCCGAAACGAAAGCTTGAATTAGCTCATGAGCAAAAGCAATTTTATTTTTTAGATGATAAAGAAAATGTAAGAAAAAACTTCCTTCTCACCTATAAAGGAGCATTATTTGAAGGAGAAAAATATCTAGGAACAACAACTAACGCTTTTGAGGTCGTGTCAGTCTTTATATGGACCAAATCAACTAGCAGCTTACAAGGGCTAACATTGGATGATTTTACTTATATTGAGGAAGAAGTAAAAAAACGTTATCCATTTTCTAAGGTTGATTGGAAAAGCCCTATTAAGGAACTGTTAATTAAGAAACGTGAAAGTTGA
- the rplT gene encoding 50S ribosomal protein L20: protein MPRVKGGIVSRKRRKKVLKLAKGYFGSKHRLYKVANQQVMKSWMYAYRDRRQKKRDFRKLWITRINAAARVNGLSYSRLMHGLKLAGIEVNRKMLADLAVVDEKAFAQLADAAKAQLNK from the coding sequence ATGCCAAGAGTAAAAGGCGGTATCGTTTCACGTAAACGTCGTAAAAAAGTATTAAAATTAGCTAAAGGTTATTTCGGTTCTAAACATAGATTATACAAAGTTGCAAACCAACAAGTAATGAAATCATGGATGTATGCTTACCGTGATCGTCGTCAAAAGAAACGTGATTTCCGTAAGTTATGGATCACTCGTATCAATGCAGCTGCTCGTGTAAATGGTCTTTCTTACAGCCGTTTAATGCACGGATTAAAGCTTGCTGGTATCGAAGTTAACCGCAAAATGCTTGCTGACTTAGCTGTTGTTGATGAAAAAGCATTTGCTCAATTAGCAGACGCTGCTAAAGCACAGCTTAACAAATAA
- the infC gene encoding translation initiation factor IF-3 has protein sequence MISKDMMVNDGIRAREVRLIGANGDQLGIKSRQEALEIATRANLDLVLVAPNAKPPVCRIMDYGKFRFEQQKKEKEARKNQKIINLKEVRLSPTIDEHDFNTKLRNARKFLEKGDKVKASIRFKGRAITHKGIGQKVLDRFSAECADLSTIESHPKMDGRSMFLVLAPKNEKQ, from the coding sequence ATTATTAGCAAAGATATGATGGTAAATGACGGAATTCGCGCACGTGAGGTTCGTCTAATCGGTGCCAACGGAGATCAGCTTGGAATTAAATCTCGCCAAGAGGCTTTAGAAATTGCAACAAGAGCTAATCTAGATTTAGTTTTAGTAGCTCCTAATGCGAAGCCTCCTGTATGCCGCATCATGGATTACGGTAAATTTCGTTTTGAACAGCAAAAGAAAGAAAAAGAAGCACGTAAAAATCAAAAGATTATCAATCTTAAAGAGGTTCGCCTGAGCCCAACAATTGATGAGCATGACTTTAACACAAAGCTTCGAAATGCACGTAAATTCCTTGAAAAAGGCGATAAAGTAAAAGCTTCTATCCGCTTCAAAGGCCGTGCAATTACTCATAAAGGAATCGGTCAAAAGGTGCTTGATCGTTTCTCTGCAGAATGTGCTGATTTAAGTACGATTGAATCACATCCAAAAATGGATGGTCGTAGCATGTTCTTAGTTTTAGCACCGAAAAATGAAAAGCAATAA
- the rpmI gene encoding 50S ribosomal protein L35 — protein MPKMKTHRGAAKRFKKTGSGKLKRSHAYTSHLFANKSTKAKRKLRKSTVVSKGDFKRIRHLLDNLK, from the coding sequence ATGCCAAAAATGAAAACTCACCGTGGAGCTGCTAAGCGTTTCAAGAAAACAGGCTCTGGTAAACTTAAACGTTCACATGCTTACACAAGTCACTTATTCGCTAACAAATCTACAAAAGCTAAACGTAAATTACGTAAATCAACTGTAGTAAGCAAAGGCGATTTCAAACGTATTCGTCATTTATTAGACAATCTTAAATAA
- a CDS encoding DUF1294 domain-containing protein: protein MTYLIGFYLIINLIGFTIMGMDKNRAKKGEWRIKESTLWLVAAIGGALGSYLAMRNFRHKTKHSSFKYGLPILTLVHIGLFVYLSVQLA from the coding sequence ATGACCTATCTAATTGGTTTTTATTTAATAATAAATCTTATTGGTTTTACGATAATGGGCATGGATAAAAATCGAGCTAAAAAAGGAGAATGGAGAATAAAGGAGTCAACGCTTTGGCTTGTTGCTGCTATTGGAGGGGCGTTAGGTAGCTATTTAGCTATGAGGAATTTCCGACATAAAACAAAGCATTCTTCATTTAAATATGGGCTGCCCATTTTAACCTTGGTACATATCGGTCTTTTTGTTTATTTATCTGTACAATTAGCATAA
- a CDS encoding M42 family metallopeptidase, whose protein sequence is MTKLDETLTMLKDLTDAKGIPGNEREVRDVMKKYITQYSDEVTTDHLGSLIARKVGQENGPKIMIAGHLDEVGFMVTQIDDKGFLRFQTVGGWWSQVMLAQRVTIVTSKGDVTGIIGSKPPHILPPEARKKPVEIKDMFIDIGATSREEALEFGVKPGDQVVPYFEFTVMKNEKFLLAKAWDNRIGCAIAIDVLKNLKGTDHPNVVYGVGTVQEEVGLRGARTSANMIEPDIAFGVDVGIAGDTPGISDKEAASKMGEGPQIILYDASMVSHKGLRDLVTDTADELSIPYQFDAIAGGGTDSGAIHISANGVPALSITIATRYIHSHAAMLHRDDYENAVKLITEVVKKLDRDTVNKITFD, encoded by the coding sequence ATGACAAAGCTAGATGAAACGTTAACAATGCTAAAAGATTTAACAGATGCAAAAGGCATACCTGGAAACGAGCGTGAAGTTCGTGATGTGATGAAAAAATACATAACTCAATATTCAGATGAAGTGACAACAGATCATTTAGGAAGCTTAATTGCTAGAAAGGTTGGACAAGAAAACGGCCCTAAGATTATGATTGCGGGCCACTTAGATGAAGTAGGCTTTATGGTGACTCAGATTGATGACAAAGGCTTTCTTCGTTTCCAAACAGTTGGTGGATGGTGGTCACAGGTAATGCTTGCACAACGTGTGACGATTGTGACAAGTAAAGGTGATGTAACTGGAATTATCGGCTCTAAGCCTCCACATATCCTACCTCCTGAGGCTCGTAAAAAACCGGTCGAGATTAAAGATATGTTTATTGATATTGGTGCAACAAGTCGTGAGGAAGCTTTAGAATTTGGTGTGAAACCAGGTGACCAGGTTGTTCCTTATTTTGAATTTACAGTGATGAAAAACGAGAAGTTTCTTCTTGCGAAAGCTTGGGACAACCGAATTGGCTGTGCGATTGCAATCGATGTATTGAAGAATTTAAAAGGAACGGATCATCCAAACGTAGTATATGGTGTTGGGACTGTTCAAGAAGAGGTTGGTTTACGTGGAGCAAGAACTTCTGCTAACATGATTGAGCCTGATATTGCTTTCGGTGTTGACGTAGGTATTGCTGGAGATACTCCGGGTATATCAGATAAGGAAGCGGCAAGTAAAATGGGTGAAGGTCCACAAATTATTCTTTATGATGCTTCAATGGTATCTCATAAAGGCTTGCGTGATTTAGTAACAGATACAGCCGATGAATTGAGTATTCCATATCAATTTGATGCGATTGCCGGTGGCGGTACTGATTCAGGTGCGATTCATATCTCGGCAAACGGGGTACCTGCGTTATCTATTACAATCGCTACTCGCTACATTCACTCACATGCAGCAATGCTTCATCGTGATGACTATGAAAATGCCGTGAAATTAATTACTGAAGTTGTAAAGAAATTAGATCGTGACACAGTAAACAAAATTACATTTGATTAA
- the sspI gene encoding small acid-soluble spore protein SspI produces MNLNLRHAVISNVSGNSQDQLQDTIVDAIQSGEEKMLPGLGVLFEVIWQNANNEDKKEMLTMLEQGLNKNVQ; encoded by the coding sequence TTGAATTTAAATCTACGCCATGCAGTTATCTCAAATGTTTCAGGAAATTCGCAAGATCAATTACAAGACACGATTGTTGATGCTATACAAAGCGGTGAAGAAAAAATGCTACCAGGCTTAGGTGTTCTTTTCGAAGTGATTTGGCAAAATGCTAATAATGAAGATAAAAAAGAAATGTTAACAATGTTAGAGCAAGGTCTAAACAAGAACGTTCAATAA
- the thrS gene encoding threonine--tRNA ligase, whose translation MSDVIKIAFPDGAVKEFAKGTTTEDIAASISPGLKKKSLAGKIDGQLVDLRTPIEEDGAIEIVTQDSAEALEIMRHSTAHLMAQAIKRLYKDQSVKLGIGPVIENGFYYDIDMEQAITPEDLPAIEKEMKKIVNENLDIVRVEVSREEAKRRYEEIQDPLKLELLEAIPEGEAVSFYEQGEFFDLCRGIHLPSTGKIKEFKLLSVAGAYWRGDSNNKMLQRIYGTAFFKKADLDEHLRLLEEAKERDHRKLGKELGLFTSSQKVGQGLPLWLPKGATIRRIVERYIVDKEERLGYQHVYTPALGSVELYKTSGHWEHYQEDMFPKMEMDNEDLVLRPMNCPHHMMIYKNDIHSYRELPIRIAELGLMHRYEMSGALTGLQRVRGMTLNDAHIFVRPDQIKDEFIRVVRLVEAVYKDFGIEKYSFRLSYRDPEDKEKYFDDDNMWEKAQGMLKDAMDELGHDYYEAEGEAAFYGPKLDVQVRTALGKDETLSTVQLDFLLPERFDLTYVGEDGKQHRPVVIHRGVVSTMERFVAFLIEEYKGAFPTWLAPVQVQVIPVSPAVHLDYAKQVQEQLQEAGLRVELDARDEKLGYKIRESQIQKIPYMLVIGDNEITEKAVNVRKYGEQKSETVPFEQFLEQIKQEVKRS comes from the coding sequence ATGTCAGACGTTATAAAAATTGCGTTTCCAGACGGAGCTGTAAAGGAGTTTGCAAAAGGTACCACAACAGAAGACATTGCGGCATCCATTAGCCCTGGTTTAAAAAAGAAGTCACTTGCAGGGAAAATTGATGGTCAATTGGTCGACTTACGTACACCAATTGAAGAAGATGGTGCAATTGAAATTGTTACACAAGATAGTGCTGAAGCATTAGAGATTATGAGACACTCGACTGCCCATTTAATGGCTCAGGCTATTAAGCGTTTGTATAAAGATCAGTCAGTAAAGCTGGGAATTGGACCAGTTATTGAAAATGGTTTTTATTATGACATTGATATGGAGCAAGCTATTACTCCTGAGGATCTACCGGCAATTGAAAAGGAAATGAAAAAGATTGTAAATGAGAACCTTGACATTGTACGTGTAGAAGTAAGCCGTGAGGAAGCGAAACGCCGTTATGAAGAAATTCAAGATCCATTAAAGCTTGAGTTACTTGAAGCAATTCCTGAAGGAGAGGCAGTTTCATTTTACGAGCAAGGTGAATTTTTTGACCTATGTCGTGGAATACACCTTCCTTCAACGGGTAAAATTAAAGAATTTAAATTATTAAGTGTTGCTGGAGCTTACTGGCGTGGGGACAGTAATAACAAAATGTTACAACGAATCTATGGAACAGCTTTCTTTAAAAAAGCTGACTTAGATGAACATCTTCGATTATTAGAGGAAGCTAAAGAGCGTGACCACCGTAAATTAGGAAAAGAGCTTGGATTATTTACTTCTTCTCAAAAAGTTGGACAAGGTTTACCGCTATGGTTACCAAAAGGTGCAACAATTCGTCGTATTGTTGAGCGCTACATTGTTGATAAAGAAGAGCGCTTAGGCTACCAGCACGTGTATACACCTGCTTTAGGGAGTGTTGAGCTTTACAAGACATCTGGACACTGGGAGCACTACCAAGAGGACATGTTCCCTAAAATGGAGATGGATAATGAAGATTTAGTTCTTCGCCCAATGAACTGTCCACACCATATGATGATTTATAAAAATGACATTCACAGCTACCGCGAACTACCAATTCGTATTGCTGAGCTTGGATTAATGCATCGTTATGAAATGTCAGGAGCACTAACTGGTTTACAGCGTGTTCGTGGAATGACGTTGAATGATGCTCATATCTTTGTACGACCTGATCAAATTAAAGATGAATTTATTCGTGTTGTACGTTTAGTTGAAGCTGTTTACAAAGACTTTGGAATTGAAAAATATTCATTCCGATTATCTTATCGTGATCCGGAAGATAAAGAAAAGTACTTTGACGATGATAACATGTGGGAAAAAGCACAAGGCATGTTAAAAGATGCAATGGATGAATTAGGTCATGATTATTATGAAGCAGAGGGAGAAGCGGCATTCTATGGTCCGAAGCTTGATGTACAAGTAAGAACAGCTCTAGGCAAAGATGAAACTCTTTCAACTGTTCAATTAGACTTCTTACTTCCTGAGCGTTTTGATTTAACATACGTTGGTGAAGATGGAAAACAACATCGACCTGTTGTTATTCACCGTGGTGTTGTTTCAACAATGGAGCGTTTTGTTGCATTCTTAATTGAAGAATACAAAGGAGCATTCCCAACATGGCTTGCACCTGTTCAGGTTCAAGTCATTCCAGTATCACCAGCCGTTCATCTTGACTATGCTAAGCAAGTTCAAGAGCAACTACAAGAAGCTGGACTTCGTGTAGAGCTAGACGCTCGTGATGAGAAGTTAGGATATAAAATCCGTGAATCTCAAATCCAAAAAATACCGTATATGCTTGTAATTGGAGATAATGAGATTACTGAGAAAGCTGTTAACGTTCGTAAATATGGTGAACAAAAATCAGAAACTGTGCCATTCGAACAATTCTTAGAACAGATTAAGCAAGAAGTAAAAAGATCATAA
- the ytxC gene encoding putative sporulation protein YtxC, protein MLEILFGSPKEARAIYSIFHSIHDKFHSELQLVNNQSIKLHPKSWDITVKQLVIPGLIQFIINHKEHLIMLKMIKENYYFSEEEEQQQIIHIAQSIMEGQREEIPRVQEISSREQMISDALEQFLRPDLYFSFSSFQKFRLHKYIDSLREYVEIAIEEYKMEQEYQSFVQSLRDYLAKKESKLPKLQIVFDQECLVYDEDKQLMTENQLNKFIDKDFVYQHPMYIDKQLLAPLVSIAPDWLLLYTNNSFEGMVQTIQNIFEERVTIYPLENF, encoded by the coding sequence ATGCTCGAGATATTATTTGGGTCTCCGAAAGAGGCAAGAGCAATCTATTCGATCTTTCACTCGATTCACGATAAATTTCATTCAGAACTTCAATTAGTTAATAATCAGTCCATAAAACTCCATCCAAAATCATGGGATATTACAGTAAAACAACTAGTTATACCAGGTTTAATTCAATTTATTATCAACCATAAAGAGCATCTTATTATGTTAAAAATGATAAAAGAAAATTACTATTTTAGTGAGGAAGAGGAACAGCAACAGATTATACATATTGCACAGTCTATTATGGAAGGCCAAAGGGAAGAAATTCCAAGGGTTCAGGAAATATCTTCCAGAGAGCAAATGATTAGTGATGCACTTGAACAATTTCTTCGTCCTGACTTATATTTTTCATTTTCATCTTTTCAAAAATTTCGTCTTCACAAATATATAGATAGTTTAAGAGAATATGTAGAAATTGCGATTGAAGAATATAAAATGGAACAAGAATATCAGAGTTTTGTTCAAAGTTTAAGAGATTACTTGGCAAAAAAAGAAAGTAAACTACCTAAGCTTCAAATTGTATTTGATCAAGAATGTTTGGTTTATGACGAGGACAAACAATTAATGACTGAAAATCAACTAAATAAATTTATTGATAAAGATTTTGTTTATCAACATCCGATGTATATTGATAAGCAATTGTTGGCACCACTTGTATCAATTGCACCGGATTGGCTTTTGCTTTATACAAATAACTCATTTGAAGGTATGGTTCAGACCATTCAAAATATCTTTGAGGAACGGGTGACAATATATCCACTGGAAAATTTTTAA